ACTTTTGGTTCGTAACCAGAGGCATCAAAGTACCAATTTATTAGGTCTCCAATGCTTGTTCTGATAGACTTGGATGTTTTCGTAAAGCCATAGCCGGGTAAATCTACAAAATAAGTAGAATCATTGATTAAAAAAATATTGATTTGCTGAGTTCGACCAGGATAGGAACTAGTTTTAGCCAGATTCTTATTATTGGTAAGAGCATTAATTGCACTGGACTTGCCTACATTTGATCTTCCAATAAAAGCAATTTGAGGAATCTCCTGCCTTAAGGTGCTTCCTTGTTGGGTCATTCCTGTTATAAACTGAGTTTTTTTAATTTGCATAAGGGCATCATACCAGATATCAAGAGCAGATAAAATTACTTATTCTTCGTAGTCATAAACGTTTTCTTGTATTTCACGTATTAATTGGTTCCAGTATTGAGTGGACCCCCAGTCTGGGAAATGTTTTTTAAAACTGGCATCGTTAGATTGTAATGCACACCAGCTTGCAAAATGAATCATTCTCATGACTTTTAATATGGGTATTAATTGTAGTGACTGGAGGTTAAAGGAGCTGAAAGTTTCATATCCGTCGATAAACCAGTTGATTTCTTTGTCGCATTGGTTGACGTTGCCTGGTAAAAGCATCCAAAGATCTTGGACTGCTGGTCCTATACACATATCGTCAAAATCAACGAGATATATTCCTTCCTCTGGTCGATGAATGAGGTTCCCAAGGTGACAATCGCCATGTATTAGAAAAAGAGGTTCTTGTTTGAATAATAGTGATGCCTTTTGCATAAAAAAATCAGCAACTCTTTCGATGGAGACCATGTAATCTATTGGGATAAAGTCGTTTGTTAATAAGTAGTTTAAACTTTTCTTAGTTGCCTTTTCAGGTGTCCAGATAATGCGCTTTGAATGCTGGATGGGTTTTCCTATTAAATGTATTCTTCCAAGAAGCCTCCCCACTAGAGTCCAGCTATCTTGGTTAAGTTCGTCTATGGCTCTTCCGCCTTTTTTGGGAAAAATGGTAAAGTTGATGTCATTAAAATTAAAAAGAGTTTGTTTGTTAAAAATAAGTGGCACAATAACAGGTAGCTCGGCACTAGCTAATTCAAACAAGAAGTTATGTTCTTCTTGAATCATTTGCTTAGTCCAACGTCCTGGTCTATAGAATTTTACAATTAATTTTTGGTTACTTTGTTTAACAGTTAGCTCATAAACTCGGTTCACGTAGCTATTACGTTGAATGACAAGATTGGATAGTTTTAAGCCAGTAACTTTTTCTGTTTCAGTAAGAATTGAGTCAAAAGTTAAGGTATTCCATGGATCTTGCATACCAGACATTATAGCATTAGGTTAAGTGTTTGGTGTTGGGGGAGTTAAGCTGTATTGGCCTTGCAATCTGTTAATAAGAAGAATCCCCAGTGTTTTTATGAAACGGAAGCTTTCTTTTACTGGATCAACCTTGCTTCCAGCTTGGTCTTCCCAAACAATTGGAACTTCAACTACAAGTTGGTGATAGAGTTTTGCTAGGTATAAGATTTCTAAATCAAAAGAAAAGCCATCTATTGTTTGTTTTGGGAAGACTAGCTCGGAAAATTCTTTTGTAAACATTTTGAATCCACATTGAGTATCACGAATACCTGGCAGGATAGTGTTTCTTGTAAGTGCTCTTAAGGTGTTGCCGGTTATTTTTCTATGGAAGGGTTGAGGACTTTTTATTATTGAACCAGGTAGCGCTCTAGAGCCAATACTGCCGTCTGCCGAAAATTTTTGAAGTGCTATATAGAGCTTTAGTGTTTCATGAATATCTGTGGATCCATCGGCATCCGTGAATAGCCGTAATTCGGATGTTGATGTTAGCATGCCTCTGTTTACTGAAAACCCTTTTCCTCTATTTTTATGAGTTAGGCAAGAAACTGGAGAGCGGCTAGTTCTTTTGAAGCAGGTAACTACTTGTTTTGTGTTATCAGATGATCCATCATTTACAATAATCATTTCACTGTTTGGTGCGTATTGATTTAAAAAATCATCTATCCTTATTAAGTTTTCCTCTATTCTTACCTCTTCATTATAGGCGGGGATGATTATGCTTAAGCTTTGGGTTATTATAGACGCAACGATTTTATAGTTCATAAACATATATCGTGTGTCGTGTCCATTTGTTGCACCATTTTTTTGTTTCTACAATTTTTTGAAGACTTAGCGTCTATAGAATTATGTTTCAAATAGGGTTATTATTGAGGTAGTTAGATTAAGAAGGAGCCGTTATTTGAGCGAGAAGGTTATTATTGTTGGTGGAGGCATTGGCGGGCTGGCAATGTCTTGTCTATTAGCGAAAAAAGGCTACGAGGTTGCTCTTTATGAGAAAGAAGAGCGCTTAGGTGGTAAATGCAATTTGCTTCAAGACAAAGGCTATTCTTTTGATATGGGTCCTTCTCGTTATTGGATGCCTGAGGTATTTGAACATTTTTTTAAGTTATTAGGAGAGAATATTGAGGATCATTTACATTTAGTTAAATTGGAGCCATCCTTTAGAGTTTTTTTTGATTCAGATAAGAAATGCCATAAAGATATTTTTACGAATAGGGAAAAACTAAAGGAAGTTTTTGAGCATTTTGAGGTTGGAAGTTTTGCCAAACTTGAAGAGTATTTAGAAAATGCGAAAGAGAAATATGGTATCGCAATGGAAGAGTTTATGTATCGTAATTATGACAGCTTATTAGATTTTTTGAATTTTAATATGTTGAAAAATATTAGTAAGTTTTCTCTTTTTGCATCTATGGATAGTTATGTTAGAAAATTTTTTAAGAACAGAGATTTAAGAAAACTATTAGAATATCAATTGATTTTTTTAGGTGGCTCTCCCCATAACACTCCTGCTTTATATCAAATTATGTCTCATGTGGATTTTAATCAGGGGGTTTATTATCCGATGGGAGGGATGTACAAACTTGTTGAGGCATTGGAAAGGATAGGGCGAGGATTAGGGGTCAATTATTACTTGGGAGCTTCGGTTGAAGAAATAATTATTGAAAATGGATATGCTCAAGGGGTTCGGTTAGATAATGGGCACTTCATAAGAGCTGACGAGGTGGTGTGCAATGCAGATATGGCATTTGTAGAAACCACCCTTATTAAAAAGAAATATCAAACTTATCCAAAAAAATATTGGGAGAAGAAGATTATTGGTCCATCGGGGCTTATTTTGTATTTAGGCGTAGATGGAGAAATTCCAGAGCTAATCCATCATAATTTTTATTTTGCCTTTGATTGGGAAAAGAACTTTGAGCAGATGCTGAAAAGACCAATTTGGCCTATGGACCCCTCTTTTTATGTTTTTAACTCAACAAAAATAGATGAGGAGATGGCTCCAGTAGGAAAAGAGAATTTGGTTGTGTTTGTGCCGATTGCTTCAGGTATGATTTATAGCAAAGGACAGGTTAAGGCTTATGCTGAGACTATCATTAACACAATTGAGGATAAGATGGGTGTTAAGAATTTATCTAAGAGAATAGAGTTTCAGAAAATTTTTAGTATTGAAGAGTTTAAGAAGAAATACAATAGTTATAAAGGCACCGCTCTTGGTTTGTCGCATACTTTATTTCAAACAGCCGTGCTGCGACCTAGAAATGTAAGCAAGAAAGTGAAAAATTTGTATTATGTAGGAGCGAATACTAATCCCGGCATAGGTCTACCAATGTGTGTTATTAGTGCTGAGTTAGCTTATAAAAGGATGCGAGGCATCAAGGCCAACGGAAAACTAAAAGCATTATAATTTATTTTTTTAAATAAATTCACGAAGTCACGGCGAGGAACAAACGACGCTTAGTGGTATAATATTTTAAAAAGGAGAGATTATTATGCCATATGTAAACATTAGAGTAGCTGGGAAGCTTTCAAAAAAACAAAAACAAAAAATTTCCAAGGATGTCTGTAATTCATTAGAAAAGAATGCTGGTAAGGCAAAAGATTCTGTCCTTATTTTTTTTGATGAAGTAGCACCAGAAAATATAGCTAAAGGCGATAAATTATTAGCGTGAAGAAAGCTCTCTTAATTGATGGACACAGTTTAGCCTATCGTGCTTTTTTTGCAGTTGGTGGATTGACCACAAAAGAAGGACAGCCAACAAATGCTTTATTTGGTTTTGTTAGCATGGTTTTGCAGATAATTAAGAATTATTCCCCAGAGCAGATATATGTTGCCTTTGATTTGCCACAACCAACGTTTAGACATGAAATGTATAAAGAATATAAGGCCAATAGAGAGAAGCCACCAGAAGAATTTATTAGTCAGATTCCAATTATCAAGGAGTTTGTGCAGGAATTAGGCTTAAATATGGTGCAACAACCAGGCTTTGAAGCCGATGATGTCATAGGTTCTTTAGCAAAGAAACTGAGTAGAGAAGGAATTAGTCCCTATATAGTTACTGGAGATAAAGATTCTTTTCAATTGGTTACTGATGATATTCACGTTCTTTTAACTAAGAAGGGAATTTCTGAGATAGAAGAGTATGGTCCAGAGCAAGTGTTTGAGAGATATGGCTTAACTGTTGAGCAGATGATAGACATGAAGGCCTTGATGGGAGACAACTCAGATAATATTCCGGGAGTTAAGGGTATTGGCGAAAAGACAGCTATAAAATTACTTCAAGATTATAAAACAATAGAAGGAGTATATGAAAACATTAGCAAGATTCAAGGTAAGTTGCAGGAGAAGCTTATTCAGGACAAAGATAAGGCTTTTCTTAGTAAAGAGCTAGTGACAATCAATACTGTGTTAGAGGTTGAGACACAAGCTGTTGACACTGTTATGGATAATGAGAAGTTATTAGAGTTTTTTAAGAAGTATGAATTAAATAGTTTAATCAAGCGATTCCTTGGTGTTGAAAAAGTTGTGAGAGACGTTCAAATGATTAGTTTTGAGGTAGTGGATAGCGAGGAGAAACTTATTAGAGTTGTTGACTTATTATCAAGCCAGCAAGAGATTGGACTATATTGTGAGTATGACGACAGAACCAATGAGTTAGTTGCAATTAGTTTTTCCACACAAGACGGAAAATGCTTTGTTGTTCCTCTTGCTTTTGCTTGTGGAAATCTTTCTTCAACTGAACATGATTCTTTCGGACCAATGTTTGCTATGGAAAAACCAACGACTACCGCTAGTCTTCAAGGACTGTTTGCATTAAAAGCACATAAAAATATTAGTGATGTTAAGAGATTAATACGTTATTTAGATAGCGAAGGATTAGTTTTATTAGGAACTTATGATGATATTTTGGTGATGGATTATTTGCTTGAGCCAGATAGAAGCAATAGAGAAGTTGAAAGGATGTTGAAAGTTTATTTTAGTGAAGAGCTAGAAACAAAGAAAGAATTACTATCCAAAAATAAGAAGTTTCACTTTTGTGAAATACCAGCCGAAAAAGCGCTGGAATATTTAGCAATAAGAGCCGCAGCAATACTAAGGCTTAAAACTAAATTGACCTCGTTGTTGAAAGAAGAGGATTTGTTATTTATTTATCAAGATATGGAATTACCGCTTATTGATATTTTGTTTAGGATGGAAAAAGAGGGCATCTTATTAGACAAAAAGTACCTCAAAGAAATGTCGCTAGAGTTACATAGTGAATTAAAGGTAATAGAGCAAGCTGTGTATTTATTAGCTGGCGAAGAATTTAATATTAATTCTAATAAGCAGTTACAAGAAATTCTTTTTGATAAGTTAAAGCTACCAACTTCTAAAAAAATTAAAACAGGTTACAGCACTAATATTGATGTCTTAGAAGAGCTGGCTAGTAAATATGAAATTGCAACAAAGCTAATTGAATATAGACAATTAAACAAACTACTGAACACATACGTTGATGCCTTACCAAAGTTAACTGATAGCTCTGACAGGCTACACACCACATTTAATGCTACTGTTGCTTCTACTGGTAGACTTAGTAGCAGTGACCCCAATTTACAAAATATTCCCATCAGGGGAGATTCTGGTAGCAAGGTAAGAGGAGCTTTTATTGCTAAACCAGGATATGTGTTGATAGTTGCAGATTATTCCCAGATAGAGCTTCGAATCCTGGCACATATTAGTAAAGACGAGAAGCTGATTGAGGCTTTTTTGAAAGGACAAGACATCCATAGCGCTACTGCTGCCTCAGTTTTTGGTGTTCCGCTTGAAGCTGTTACTAAAGAGCTGAGAGGTAAGGCGAAAGCAATTAATTTTGGATTAGCTTATGGAATGGGTGCCTTTAATATGGCAAATAGTTTAGGGATGGAGGTACATGAAGCACAACATCATATTGATGTTTATTTTAGTAATTTCCCTAATATTAAGAAATTTATGGATGAGGCGCCTCAGTTTGTCTTAGAAAATGGATACATTAAAACGTTATATGGTAGGAAAAGATATTTTAGAGATTTTGCTTCTCTTGGCAAGCGAGAACAAAATTCACAGATAAGGATGATCATTAATTACCCAATGCAAGGGTTAGCCGCTGATATTATTAAACTTGCCATGATTCAATTGGATAAGGAAATTAGTGGTTTTGAGGCAAAAGTGTTGTTGCAGGTACACGACGAGTTAATTGTTGAGGTTAAAGAAGCAGAAGCTGAACAATTGAAGAATGTTATCGTGAAAACAATGGAGAGTTCATATCAACTGGATGTTCAGTTGGTTGTAAATGCTTCAGTGGCGCATAATTGGTTGGAGGCAAAATAATCTGTCCTCTTTCCCTTTTTGGTATTTTTTGTAATAATTTTAGTTAAGCAAATTAATAAGCAAGGAGTTTTTAATAAATGACACATTTCAAAAGGGTTCTTTTAAAGTTGAGCGGAGAGGCATTTTTAGGCAATAGACAGTATGGAATAGATCCTGAGTTTTTAAAAGAATTAGCCGAAGAAATAAAATTTGTTAAAACAAATAAAGAAATAGAATTAGCTATAGTAATTGGTGGTGGGAATATTTTTAGAGGCCTTAGTGCTGCTTCAAATGGCATGAACAGGGTCACGGCTGATTATATGGGAATGTTAGCAACTGTTATGAATGCCTTAGCCTTGCAAGATGCTTTTGAAAGAGTTGGGATTGAGTCTAGAGTGCAAACTTCTTTTGATGTGAGAGAATTTGCGGAACCATTTATTCAACAGAAAGCGGTAAGACATCTAGAGAAAAATAGAGTAGTTATTTTTGCAGGTGGAACAGGAAATCCTTTTTTTACCACAGATACTGCTGCGGTTTTAAGGGCAATTGAAATAGACGCAGACCTCATTTTGAAAGCGACAAAAGTAGATGGTGTATACGATAAGGACCCTGCTGTTCACACCGATGCAAAAATGTTTAAAGAAATAACCTATATGGACGTGCTTACGAAAGATCTTCGAGTTATGGACTCAACAGCTATTTCGTTAAGTAAAGATAATAAATTGCCAATGAAGGTTTTCAATATGAGTACCAAGGGAAATATTAAAAGAATCCTGATGGGTGAAGATATTGGGACTAAGGTAAGGAACTAGGAGGAAAAAATATGAGCGAAATTAATCAACGTATGCAGAAAGCAATTGAAAGTTTATCCAACAACTTTGCAACAGTTAGAACAGGTAGGGCCAATCCAGACATTCTTAACAGGGTTGTTGTTGATGTGTATGGTGCTAGTTTGCCAATTAAACAAGTTGCTTCTATGCATGTGCAGGACTCTAATGTTATTGTGGTCACTCCTTTTGACCGAGGCACTCTTGCTGATGTAGAGAGGGCAATAGTTAAAGCTTCTTTGGGCTTGAATCCCAACAACGATGGTGTGAACATTCGTTTAGTAATACCTGCTTTAACTGAAGAAAGAAGACTAGAGTTAGATAAAGCTGTTAAGAAAATGGCAGAGGAAGCAAGAGTTGCTATTAGAAACATCAGAAGAGACCAACTTGAAAAAGTTAAAAAAGACGAAGAGCTGAGCGAAGATGCAAAGAAAAGACTAGAAAACGAGGTTCAAGTGGTTACGGATAAATTTATTAAAGAAGTGGAAGATTTACTTAAACATAAAGAGAAAGAAATAATGGAAATCTAATGTCTTTAGAAAATGTCCCACAACATATTGCTATCATTATGGATGGTAACGGTCGTTGGGCGAAAGAGAGAGGATTGCCAAGAACAGCTGGTCACAAAGAAGGTGCGGAGGCACTTAAAAGGACTATTACTGCTTGTAGCGAATTAGGTGTAAAGTATTTATCAGTGTACGCTTTTTCTACAGAGAACTGGAAACGACCAAAAGAAGAGGTCAATTTTCTCCAAACCCTTTTACAGCAAGTCTTAAGTAAAGAAGTGAATAAACTTTCCAAAAGAGGAGTAAAGTTAAGATTTTTAGGAGATATGTCTGCTTTTAATGAAAAATTGCGCCATAAAATTAAAGAAGCAGAAGAAAAAACATCCTCGAACACACAACATCAGCTAAACATCATGCTTAATTATGGCTCCAGAGACGAGATTGTGAAGGCAGTTAATTTTGCAATAAAAGAAGGAAAAGAATTAACAGTAGAAGGCTTTAATGGTTTATTATATACAGAAGGAATTCCTGATCCAGAGTTAATCATTAGAACTAGCGGAGAGCAGAGATTGAGTAATTTTTTGTTGTGGCAAGCGGCTTATTCTGAACTGTGGTTTACGGATGCTTATTGGCCAGACTTTAATAAAGAATTGCTTCAGCAAGCGATACATGATTATAGTCTTAGAGGCAGGAGATTTGGGGGAGTATAGTGATTCTTAAAAGAAAATTTTCTATCAAGAAGCTAGCGAAAAGAGCGTTAACGCTTGCGGTAACAGTCCCTTTTGTTGTTCTTATTATGGACCCGACTTTAGTAGTTAAGGACCCAATGTTTACTTATTATGCAGGTCTTCCTTTTTTAATTTTCGTTATAGCAATTGCCATCCTCATGCTCAACGAATTTTATCATATGGTAGATAATGAATTTGATGGAACCTTTTACTTAATAGGCCATGCTGTTGTTATTACTATAATTTTTTTAGGATTTTTTAAAGAACTTTCTTTTTTATGGAATAATTTAATATCTTTTGGTTTGTCCGTAGCAGTTGTGCTTATTTCTTTATATGAGTTGTATACAAAAAAACTACTTTTTTATAAACAGAAAGAATTAGTAAATTTTAGAGCAATACTTTATGTTGGTTGGTGTTTAGTTTTTCTTGTTTTAATTAGAAATTTTCATCATGGTAAAGCCTTGATTTCTTATTTTGCTTTTACTGTTTGGGCAATGGATATTTCAGCTTATATGATAGGAATGTTGCTTGGTAGGCATAAACTGTCAGACATTAGCCCCAAGAAATCCATAGAAGGAGCAGTCGCTGGCTTTCTGGCAGCAGTTATCACTTCGTGCGTTATTTTGTCTGGAATTGGTAGTATCCCAGCCATTCATAGTTTGATTTTAGGAGCAATAATTGGTGTTATTGGTCAAACAGGTGATTTGTATGAGTCTCTGATTAAAAGAACCTATGGGGTAAAAGACTCAAGTAATATCCTTCCCGGTCATGGTGGCATTTTAGACCGAGCCGATAGTTTTATTTTGTTAGCGCCAATTGTTTATTATTATCTTTTATTTATAGGATTATAAATTGAATAGAATAATTATCCTTGGGTCTACTGGAAATATTGGAGTGCAGGCGCTAGATGTAATTAGTCAGAATAAGGATAAATTTAGTCTAGTGGGCATTAGTGCACATGAAAACCTAAAACTCTTAAGAAAGCAAATTATTAAATATTCTCCTTTGTATGTAGCAATTAGTGGAAAAATAGATTTATTAGCAATTAAACAAGAGTTTCCGAAGGTAACATTTTATGAGGGGAAAGATGCGCTTAATAATTTAGTTGAGATTGATGACTACGACATGGCGATTGTATCTATTGTTGGCATCGCTGCTTTGCTTCCTACAATGAAAGTTATTAGTAAAGGCAAAGATCTTGCTATTGCTTCCAAAGAAGTGTTAGTTGCTGCTGGCCACTTAGTTAATCAGGCACTGGCAAAGTCCAAGACTACCTTATATCCGATAGATAGTGAACATGTGGCGATTTCTCTGTGTATGAGGGGATATCAAAAGGAAGATGTAAAAAATATAATTTTAACTGCTTCTGGTGGTCCTTTTTGGGCTCAAGATGATTTATCAAAAGTAACTATTCAAGATGCGTTGTTGCATCCGAATTGGTCTATGGGGAGGAAAATCTCTATCGATAGCGCGACAATGATTAATAAAGGGCTTGAGATTATTGAAGCGCATTGGTTGTTTGGAGTTGATTATGACAAAATCAAAGTCCTAATTCATCCGCAAAGCATTGTGCATGGGCTTGTTGAGTATGCAAATGGAGCAGTGATCTCACAAATGGGGGCTCCGGATATGCGCATGCCAATACTCTATGCTATTAGCAGGGGGGAAATTTTGCCATATACAGACAGTAGTTTAATTTTAGCAGGCAAAAAATTAGATTTTTGTGAACCAGATTTAAAGAAGTTCAAAGGCTTAGCGTTGGCATATGAGGCTGGAATTTTAGGTGGTTCTTTGCCTGCTTTTTATAATAGTGCTAATGAAGAAGCAGTTGCTTTGTTTTTATGTGAGCAGTGTTCTTTTTTGCAAATTACTGAATTAGTTGATGAAACCATGAGTTGCCATTCTAGAATAAGCAATCCATCTTTGGAAGAAATTTTATCTGTTGATAGAGAGGCAAGAATTTGTGTTAGGGAATGTTGTAATGGATAATTTAGATCTTTTTCTCGCTGTGTCTCTTTCCTCGGCAAGAGATAAAAGAGTTTTTTTGGAGGCTATAACAAGCGAAGGAGACTTACAAAATTTTTCTAAGCTATTAAAGCAAAAAAGAACAGACCTGGAAGACATTAAAGAATATTGTGGTAAAAATAACGTTAGCATTATTACATATCTTGATGCCGAGTATCCGCCATTATTAAAGCAGATACCAGATGCGCCTGTGTTAATTTATGCCAAAGGCGATACTAGTATTTTAAAGAGTAGCACTTCAATTGCTATTGTTGGAACAAGACAAGCAACTCAACATGGCTTAAGTATTGCTTATGATTTAGGAAAGGAACTGGCAGAATATAGCTGTGTTGTTGTCAGTGGTTTGGCAGAAGGAATCGATGCCTCCGCTCATAGAGGAGCTTTGTTGTCAGGAAAAACTATAGCTGTAATAGGTTCTGGTATGAAGTTTCAGTTTCCAGCAGCGAATCGAGATTTGTATACTAGCATATTTGAAAAAGGTGTTGTTATAACAGAGTTTGCGCCAGATATACATCCAGACAAGAACACTTTTCCGATTAGAAATAGAATTATAGCGGGCTTGGTACGTGGCGTCGTGGTTGTTGAGTCCAAGAGTTCAGGTGGTTCTATGATAACTGCTAATCTAGCCTTAGAGTATGATCGAGAGGTGTTTGCTGTGCCTGGTAGAGCTACCGATATTTATAGCCAAGGTCCCAATAAATTAATTAAACAAGGCGCAAAATTAGTTGGTTCAGCAAGTGATATTGTTGAAGAGCTAAACTGGCTTATTCCAAAAAAGAGTATAGAAAAAGAAATTCCTTACAAACTATCAGTAGAAGAAAAGCAGGTATATGAAGCTATTTCTTTGGAGCCAATTTATATAGATATTTTGTCAGAGCAAACGAAGATTGAAACCAAGAAGCTTTTGACCGTTTTATCTTTTTTAGAAATGCAAGGTATTGTTAGACAGATACCAGGCAAGTATTACGTAAAGGGTTAATGGTTACTTTTGTTTAATCAAAAGTAACCATTAAATTTCTACAAATTTATCTTGCACAAGTTTCACACTAATTTTGAATTAGAAGGTATATTTTGCTTGTATTTCAACTCCACTTATTGAGTAGTATTCAGTTTTCCCAAGTGGAGCTAATTCCCTCGTAAAGTTATTTATACTAAATAATGCTTGAAGAGATAAGTTTTGAGAGTAGAAATATTCAAACCCAAATTGATATCCAATATTTAATGCATTTAGATCAAAACTAGTCCCAGTAGTCATTAGGTATGTAATCAAAAAAGGACGATTTATGCCAATAATTAAGTTTAGATTTTGAATTGTTGGGATATAGATATTTCCGTAAAATGAAGCGAAGCTTATTTTGTTAGGAGTCCCGTAAGGTATTGTTGTCCCTGCGTAAACGAGTTCATTAATTGTTCTGTCCATAGTATATTCTAGTCCTACAGCATAGTTAATAGCTTGTATTTTGTTTTTATATTCTAAACCTATCAGAAATGGTGCAGTTGTTTTATCAAGAAGCTCAGTTGATCCAGAATATTTACTTTTAATTTCAGTTCCTAAATTGTAACCAGTGAAGATGCTCCAATCGGCTGATAGCGTAAATGACATTAGTAAGACCAAAGCGGTACAGATTTTTTTCATGTTTAATTGCCTCCTTTGGTTCTATATATAGAACGCTTATTCTAATAATTTATCATATGCTTTTATATAAGTCTATATATAGAACAAAATAATATGAGAATAAAAAGAGAAGTTGATTTATCTATTAGTTTAAAAATCAAGAAGATTGGTGAAAATATTACTTTTTTAAGAAAGAGTAAGAATATGTCATGTGAAAAGCTTGCATATTCAATAGGAATTTCGAAAAGCTTTCTAGGTTATGTTGAAAAAGGATTAACCAATCCTACTGTAGAAACATTATATTTAATTGCAGATGGGTTAGATTGTGAAATAGTTGAGTTGTTTAAATAAAAAGCTTTGCTGCATGATTTAGCTAATGCATTATTAATAATCCTTCCCTTTTCAAGGGAAGGTGCCCTTTTAGGGCGGAAGGGTCTAAGGCTTATTCGCCACCTTTCAGATAAAGTACGTTTTTTTTATTTTTAAATATTAGTTGTATTGCTTTGTCAGTCTCTTTTAGGATGCTGAATTCTTCAGGAGAATAGTACGTTAATTCATATTCTCTGTTAAATATTTCCATTGTGGCTTTTAGATATTCTTCTACTACTTCTTGCGCTAACGTTCCAATCACCAAGAGTTGGATAGGTTTAGAGAAGTCCATCGGATGTTTTACTGTGTGGCTGTGTAATAGAACAATTTCTAATGATTTAGTTTTAACAAGTAACTTAAAGATGTTTTTGGGCTCAGTTGTAGCCTTTAGGATAACTCTTTTGAAGTCATCATAGAAAGGGTTTTGGGTGTTCACAAAATAATTTACTTGGTTACCTTGCGGGTACCTATGTATAATTTGAGCAGCGACTAGTTTTTTAGTTTCTCTTTGAACGGCGGAAATTGGCTCATCTATTAGTCTGCTTAGCTCCCTTGTGTGGTAGTTTTTGTTTGTGTTAAACAAAAACAGTTCAAGTAGCTTTCTTTTTACTTTAGATTGAATGAGATTTTCTAGTACATTAGACATGTTAATAATAGTACACAAAAAATGGTCAGCAAGTCAATTGGTATGATTATAGGTATTAGTTTAATTGCTTTATGGTTTTTTATTCGTTATGTTATTCCGAGTTTTTATCTGTCATTCCCGCGAAGGCGGGAATGACGCATGGATAGGTTATCAGTAAGTTGCTTTACAGTTCGACAACCAA
This genomic window from Candidatus Margulisiibacteriota bacterium contains:
- the dprA gene encoding DNA-processing protein DprA, with protein sequence MDNLDLFLAVSLSSARDKRVFLEAITSEGDLQNFSKLLKQKRTDLEDIKEYCGKNNVSIITYLDAEYPPLLKQIPDAPVLIYAKGDTSILKSSTSIAIVGTRQATQHGLSIAYDLGKELAEYSCVVVSGLAEGIDASAHRGALLSGKTIAVIGSGMKFQFPAANRDLYTSIFEKGVVITEFAPDIHPDKNTFPIRNRIIAGLVRGVVVVESKSSGGSMITANLALEYDREVFAVPGRATDIYSQGPNKLIKQGAKLVGSASDIVEELNWLIPKKSIEKEIPYKLSVEEKQVYEAISLEPIYIDILSEQTKIETKKLLTVLSFLEMQGIVRQIPGKYYVKG
- a CDS encoding helix-turn-helix transcriptional regulator — protein: MRIKREVDLSISLKIKKIGENITFLRKSKNMSCEKLAYSIGISKSFLGYVEKGLTNPTVETLYLIADGLDCEIVELFK